Proteins from one Dysgonomonas sp. HDW5A genomic window:
- a CDS encoding metallophosphoesterase: protein MRYNIILYIVLFFGWSFTSCAQESEKIKIGVMSDPHYLSEQLMDRGSAIQNAVNTSGKAISDVPQILDQVLADYLNSDIEVLLIPGDMTKDGERQSHIDFVKKLQPLIDKGIKVFVIPGNHDVNVPRPLKYEGDKTYPTENVTPMQFRHIYADCGYNRALKRDTASLSYVAQLNDKTWLLAIDGCRYKEYTTSTISSGQIPRETEQWIMGVMNEAEQNDIQVIGMMHHGLVEHIMFQATFFKDYVINDWQRLAPLFADSGMKAIFTGHFHANDITEYRSPRGNKIYDIETGSLCAYPFPYRFVELDRKGMTISTKNVNAIPNNPNLAEDNKAIMQERGRYIAMNKLKSMGMKLPDSTLSLMTDMIGRIFVMHLAGDEIVDEELKKTMKQLSQELDSSVPVPIDNIELDFYPADNNVKITF from the coding sequence ATGAGATACAATATAATCCTATACATAGTACTCTTCTTCGGATGGAGTTTTACGTCTTGTGCACAGGAATCCGAAAAAATCAAAATCGGAGTAATGAGCGATCCCCATTATCTATCGGAACAATTGATGGATAGAGGTTCAGCTATTCAAAATGCAGTAAATACAAGCGGAAAAGCCATATCGGATGTACCCCAGATTTTAGACCAGGTATTAGCCGATTATCTCAATAGCGACATAGAGGTATTGCTTATTCCGGGGGATATGACCAAAGACGGTGAAAGACAGAGCCACATCGATTTTGTAAAAAAACTGCAACCTCTTATTGACAAAGGGATAAAGGTATTTGTAATACCCGGAAATCACGATGTGAATGTACCTCGTCCGCTGAAATATGAAGGAGATAAAACATATCCGACTGAAAATGTAACTCCCATGCAGTTTAGGCACATATACGCAGATTGCGGCTACAACAGAGCACTCAAACGAGATACTGCATCACTAAGCTATGTAGCCCAACTGAATGACAAGACTTGGCTGCTAGCTATCGACGGTTGCCGCTATAAAGAATATACTACATCAACCATTTCTTCGGGACAGATACCTAGAGAAACCGAGCAATGGATTATGGGTGTAATGAACGAAGCCGAACAAAATGACATTCAGGTAATAGGCATGATGCACCATGGCTTGGTAGAGCACATTATGTTTCAGGCAACGTTTTTCAAAGATTACGTCATTAATGACTGGCAGAGGCTTGCTCCCCTTTTTGCAGATTCAGGCATGAAAGCCATTTTTACGGGACACTTCCATGCTAATGATATCACCGAATACAGATCGCCACGAGGCAATAAAATCTACGATATAGAAACCGGTTCGCTTTGTGCTTATCCGTTTCCTTACCGCTTTGTTGAATTGGACAGAAAAGGAATGACGATTTCCACGAAAAATGTAAATGCAATACCTAATAATCCCAATTTGGCGGAAGACAATAAAGCAATCATGCAAGAACGCGGGCGATATATAGCTATGAATAAGCTTAAATCTATGGGGATGAAGTTACCTGATTCAACATTATCGCTAATGACTGACATGATCGGCAGAATATTTGTCATGCATCTAGCCGGAGATGAGATAGTGGACGAAGAGTTAAAAAAAACAATGAAACAGTTGTCTCAGGAACTCGACTCGTCTGTTCCTGTGCCGATAGACAATATCGAACTGGATTTTTACCCTGCTGATAACAATGTAAAAATAACATTCTAA